The following are from one region of the Longimicrobiales bacterium genome:
- a CDS encoding biopolymer transporter ExbD, whose protein sequence is MAIQMGSTGRSSMADINMTPMIDVLLVLLVIFMIAQPLLQKSIDVQLPIDKATSAASNARIVLEIDAAGAMTINTRAVTPGQLAATLDEIYRDRPDRVLFVKADPDVPYQTVIGALDAARGAGVEVLGAVLPREARS, encoded by the coding sequence ATGGCGATCCAGATGGGCAGCACGGGACGATCGTCCATGGCGGACATCAACATGACGCCGATGATCGACGTGCTGCTGGTGCTGCTCGTGATCTTCATGATCGCGCAGCCGCTGCTGCAGAAGAGCATCGACGTCCAGCTGCCGATCGACAAGGCGACATCGGCTGCTTCGAATGCCCGCATCGTGCTCGAGATTGACGCGGCGGGCGCGATGACGATCAACACACGCGCGGTCACACCGGGCCAGCTTGCGGCGACGCTGGACGAGATCTACCGCGACCGGCCGGACCGCGTGCTGTTCGTGAAGGCCGACCCTGATGTTCCCTACCAGACAGTCATCGGAGCACTCGACGCCGCGCGCGGGGCCGGCGTCGAGGTACTCGGCGCCGTTCTGCCACGGGAGGCTCGATCGTGA
- a CDS encoding biopolymer transporter ExbD has protein sequence MGMQSHDIKDTNVMADINVTPMVDVMLVLLVIFMIVTPAIVAGFKAQLPDGVNLLSRPEEEDRTVLGIDMNGAYYLNKRPIAAGDAAALLRAEFERHPEDRVLFIKADRSLRYGEMMKAMELGREAGARVIAAVTEQSPGTESNVRVVE, from the coding sequence ATGGGCATGCAGTCGCACGACATCAAGGACACCAACGTGATGGCGGACATCAATGTCACGCCGATGGTCGACGTCATGCTGGTGCTGCTGGTGATCTTCATGATCGTCACACCCGCCATCGTAGCCGGTTTCAAGGCGCAGCTCCCGGACGGGGTGAACCTGCTGTCGAGACCGGAAGAAGAGGATCGGACCGTCCTGGGCATCGACATGAACGGCGCATACTACCTGAACAAGCGCCCGATCGCCGCCGGTGACGCGGCGGCGCTGCTGAGGGCAGAGTTCGAGCGTCACCCGGAGGACCGGGTGCTGTTCATCAAGGCTGATCGCTCGCTGCGCTATGGCGAGATGATGAAGGCCATGGAGCTCGGCCGCGAGGCGGGCGCCCGCGTGATCGCCGCCGTGACGGAGCAGTCCCCGGGCACGGAATCCAACGTTCGCGTTGTGGAATAG
- a CDS encoding MotA/TolQ/ExbB proton channel family protein, translating into MNMSLIELWGHMGWFAKGIVFVLLGMSLAVATVSIRKLIMLARSKRETVRFAPGFSDALAREDFNAAASLVEQYPNSHLANAFRRVFPSLQAHSEDHTLTPVEVASVQRMIELNTLEQLSRFRRGLGVLATIGATAPFVGLLGTTMGVVNAFTGMASAGSGGLAAISAGIAEALITTAIGLLVALPGVWMYNYFINRIDFTSMEITYATKEFMDFLLRFEARLGGTTALSAHGSALSHSV; encoded by the coding sequence ATGAACATGTCGCTGATCGAGCTCTGGGGCCACATGGGGTGGTTCGCCAAGGGCATCGTATTCGTGCTACTGGGTATGTCGCTGGCGGTCGCGACCGTGTCGATCCGCAAGCTGATCATGCTTGCGCGCTCGAAGCGGGAGACGGTGCGCTTCGCCCCCGGCTTCTCGGATGCGCTCGCGCGCGAGGATTTCAATGCCGCGGCGAGCCTGGTGGAGCAGTACCCGAACAGCCACCTCGCGAACGCGTTCCGGCGCGTATTTCCGTCGCTGCAGGCGCACTCCGAGGATCACACGCTCACACCGGTGGAGGTCGCGTCCGTGCAGCGGATGATCGAGCTGAACACGCTCGAACAGCTCTCGCGGTTCCGCCGCGGGCTCGGTGTGCTGGCGACCATCGGCGCGACGGCGCCGTTCGTCGGTCTGCTCGGCACGACGATGGGCGTGGTGAATGCATTCACGGGCATGGCCAGTGCCGGCAGCGGCGGCCTGGCAGCCATTTCTGCGGGTATCGCCGAAGCTCTGATCACAACGGCTATCGGCCTGCTCGTCGCACTGCCCGGCGTGTGGATGTACAACTACTTCATCAATCGTATCGACTTCACCTCGATGGAGATCACGTACGCGACGAAGGAGTTCATGGACTTCCTGCTGCGCTTCGAGGCCCGGCTCGGCGGGACCACCGCGCTGAGCGCGCACGGTTCTGCGCTCAGCCACAGCGTGTGA